One window of Robiginitalea biformata HTCC2501 genomic DNA carries:
- the glgB gene encoding 1,4-alpha-glucan branching protein GlgB, whose amino-acid sequence MGKVIPHSFFTEFDINLFKSGKHYRLYEKMGSHLTEVDGEKGVYFAVWAPSAKSVSVVGDFNYWLEGEHPLNVRWDESGIWEGFIPGLDQGTLYKYKIHSHVNDVKTEKADPFARYSEHPPKTASVVWADDHKWKDGTWMKNRAGHNGLDKPYSVYEVHLGSWRRNADNEFLTYLELADQLVEYVKEMNFTHVEFMPVMEFPYDPSWGYQLTGYFAPTSRFGKPEDFKVLVDALHRAGIGVILDWVPSHFPEDAHGLGNFDGSHLYEHPDRRKGYHPDWKSLIFNYGRNEVRAFLISNALYWLDHFHVDGLRVDAVASMLYLDYSREEGEWEPNMYGNNEHLEAISFIRELNAQVYGNYPGVQTIAEESTAFSKVTKPVDVGGLGFGMKWMMGWMHDTLEYFKKEPVYRKHHQNDITFSMTYAFTENFMLPFSHDEVVYGKQSLLYRMPGDEWQRFANLRLLFGYMFTHPGSNLLFMGGEFGQSSEWNFQQSLDWHLLQYDFHKGVQQVVRDLNTLYREQPALYEKQYSHEGFRWIDYGDAENSVLTYMRMGNEPKDYLIIACNLTPVPREGYRIGVPKTRQLKELFNSDAEKYGGSGMENGVAKISKTPWHGFDRSVEINLPPLSVVVFR is encoded by the coding sequence ATGGGCAAAGTTATCCCGCATAGCTTTTTTACGGAATTCGATATCAATCTGTTTAAATCCGGGAAGCACTACCGGCTCTACGAGAAAATGGGGTCCCACCTCACCGAAGTGGATGGTGAAAAAGGCGTGTATTTTGCTGTATGGGCGCCTTCGGCCAAATCGGTTTCCGTGGTCGGCGACTTCAATTACTGGCTGGAAGGAGAGCACCCCCTGAACGTCCGGTGGGATGAAAGTGGCATATGGGAAGGCTTTATCCCTGGCCTGGACCAGGGTACGCTTTATAAATACAAGATCCATTCGCATGTCAATGACGTCAAAACCGAAAAAGCGGATCCCTTTGCGCGGTATTCGGAGCACCCGCCTAAAACAGCCTCCGTTGTTTGGGCGGATGACCACAAATGGAAGGACGGGACCTGGATGAAAAACCGGGCCGGGCACAACGGGCTGGACAAACCGTATTCCGTGTATGAAGTCCATTTGGGTTCCTGGAGGCGAAATGCAGACAACGAATTCCTGACGTATCTGGAATTGGCCGACCAGCTTGTGGAATACGTCAAAGAGATGAACTTTACCCATGTGGAATTTATGCCGGTCATGGAGTTCCCCTACGACCCTTCCTGGGGGTACCAGCTAACGGGGTATTTTGCGCCCACTTCCCGCTTTGGGAAACCGGAGGACTTCAAGGTACTCGTGGATGCCCTGCACCGGGCCGGCATCGGGGTGATCCTGGACTGGGTGCCGTCCCACTTCCCCGAAGATGCCCACGGGCTGGGGAATTTTGACGGGTCGCACCTTTACGAGCACCCGGACCGGCGAAAAGGCTACCACCCGGACTGGAAGAGCCTGATCTTCAATTACGGCCGGAACGAAGTGCGCGCCTTCCTGATCAGCAACGCCCTCTACTGGCTGGACCACTTTCACGTGGACGGGTTGCGGGTGGATGCCGTAGCCTCCATGCTCTACCTGGACTACTCCCGGGAAGAAGGGGAGTGGGAGCCCAATATGTACGGCAATAACGAACACCTGGAAGCCATCTCCTTTATCCGGGAGCTCAATGCGCAGGTCTATGGGAACTACCCGGGGGTGCAAACCATCGCGGAGGAATCCACAGCCTTCTCCAAGGTAACCAAGCCGGTGGATGTCGGCGGATTGGGCTTTGGTATGAAATGGATGATGGGCTGGATGCACGACACCCTGGAATACTTTAAGAAGGAACCCGTTTACCGGAAACACCACCAGAACGATATTACCTTCAGCATGACCTATGCGTTTACCGAAAACTTTATGCTGCCGTTTTCGCACGACGAGGTGGTGTACGGGAAACAATCGCTGCTCTACCGGATGCCCGGGGACGAATGGCAGCGGTTTGCCAACCTGCGGCTGCTGTTCGGCTATATGTTTACCCATCCGGGGTCCAACCTGCTTTTTATGGGGGGGGAATTCGGGCAGTCGTCCGAGTGGAACTTCCAGCAGAGCCTGGACTGGCACCTCTTGCAGTACGATTTTCACAAAGGGGTACAACAGGTGGTCAGGGACCTCAATACGCTCTATCGCGAACAACCCGCCCTGTATGAAAAGCAATACAGCCACGAGGGATTCCGGTGGATCGACTACGGGGATGCGGAGAATTCCGTCCTCACCTATATGCGCATGGGGAACGAGCCCAAAGACTACCTGATCATCGCCTGCAACCTGACGCCGGTGCCCCGGGAAGGGTATCGGATCGGGGTGCCCAAAACCCGGCAGCTGAAGGAATTGTTCAACAGCGACGCCGAGAAATACGGGGGCAGCGGCATGGAAAACGGCGTGGCAAAGATCAGCAAAACCCCCTGGCACGGTTTCGACCGGTCTGTTGAAATTAACCTGCCGCCCCTTTCGGTAGTGGTTTTCCGGTAA
- a CDS encoding glycoside hydrolase family 31 protein — translation MITNTELEYKGNLYPNQVVDYHTDSGKFYFTTDNGVVLEITVLRNSALRFRYATDYNFEPDFSYAIAPDATGGYNELRDEETESDYRIFTSRLQVLVDKKSLRVQISDLEGNIINEDELGFHWEENYAFGGNTVKMSKITQSSESFYGMGDKATHSNLKGRRVNNWVTDQYAFGKEQDPLYKAIPFYIGLHNNQAYGIFFDNSFCTHFDFSHERRNVTSFWADGGEMNYYFFYGPAISKVVQSYTDLTGTPELPPLWALGYHQSKWSYYPEKRVRELAKNFRKLQIPCDAIYLDIDYMDGFRCFTWDKKRFPNPKKMIGDLEKDGFKTVVMIDPGIKVDRNYWVYQEGLENDYFCKRADGPIMHGKVWPGPCSFPDYTNPEVREWWAGLYEDFIKDSGLHAVWNDMNEPAVMEVPTKTAPLDMRHDYDGNPCSHRKAHNIYGMQMVRATYEGVKKFVFPKRPFVITRAAYAGTQRYACTWTGDNVATWEHLWIANVQVQRMCMSGYSFVGSDIGGFAEQPNGELFARWVQLGIFHPFCRVHSSGDHGDQEPWSFDEEVTGIVRKFIELRYQLLPYLYTSFWKYVKEGVPMLKPLVYYDQEDTQTHFRTDEFIFGDQILVCPIQEPNAKGRRMYIPRGKWHNFWTGEIVEGGSEKWVVADIDKIPIFIREGAIIPKFPVQQYVGEKKLEQMELNVYYKLGQEQSTLYEDAQDGYDYKKGGYSIRNFRFSGKEKEVILQQFKDGSFITSYDTFKINLVGLPFRIKSVEIDNEKVPLKELRINGDNTIEISKNFSVLHISGT, via the coding sequence ATGATCACCAATACGGAACTGGAGTACAAAGGCAATTTGTATCCCAATCAAGTGGTGGACTACCATACGGACTCCGGGAAATTTTATTTTACCACAGACAACGGGGTCGTCCTGGAAATCACCGTTTTACGGAATAGCGCCCTACGCTTCCGTTATGCCACGGATTATAATTTCGAACCCGATTTTTCCTATGCGATAGCCCCGGATGCCACCGGGGGTTACAACGAATTGCGGGACGAGGAAACAGAATCGGATTACCGGATCTTCACCTCCCGCCTGCAGGTGCTGGTAGACAAGAAGAGCCTCCGGGTGCAAATATCCGACCTGGAGGGCAACATCATCAACGAGGACGAACTGGGATTCCACTGGGAAGAGAATTACGCCTTTGGGGGAAATACCGTAAAAATGAGCAAGATTACCCAGTCTTCGGAGAGCTTTTACGGGATGGGCGACAAGGCGACCCATTCGAACCTCAAGGGACGGCGCGTCAACAACTGGGTTACGGACCAGTACGCATTCGGCAAGGAGCAGGACCCGCTTTACAAGGCAATCCCCTTCTACATTGGCCTGCACAACAACCAGGCCTACGGTATTTTCTTTGACAATTCCTTCTGTACCCATTTTGATTTTTCGCATGAACGCCGCAACGTAACGAGCTTTTGGGCCGACGGGGGGGAGATGAATTATTACTTCTTTTACGGCCCGGCCATATCCAAAGTGGTGCAGTCCTATACGGACCTTACCGGCACCCCGGAACTTCCGCCCCTGTGGGCGCTGGGGTACCACCAGTCCAAGTGGAGCTATTACCCGGAAAAACGCGTTCGGGAACTGGCCAAAAACTTCAGGAAACTGCAAATTCCCTGCGATGCGATCTACCTGGATATCGATTACATGGATGGGTTCCGGTGCTTTACCTGGGATAAGAAGCGCTTCCCGAACCCGAAGAAAATGATTGGCGACCTGGAGAAGGACGGGTTCAAGACCGTGGTGATGATCGACCCGGGGATCAAGGTAGACCGGAACTACTGGGTGTACCAGGAAGGCCTGGAAAACGATTACTTCTGTAAACGCGCGGACGGCCCGATTATGCATGGGAAAGTATGGCCAGGGCCCTGTAGTTTTCCGGATTATACGAATCCGGAAGTCCGGGAATGGTGGGCCGGACTGTACGAGGACTTCATCAAGGATAGCGGCTTGCACGCCGTGTGGAACGATATGAACGAACCGGCCGTGATGGAAGTCCCCACCAAAACAGCCCCCCTGGATATGCGCCACGACTATGACGGGAACCCCTGCAGCCATCGGAAGGCCCATAATATCTACGGGATGCAGATGGTCCGGGCCACGTACGAGGGGGTCAAGAAATTCGTCTTTCCGAAGCGTCCTTTTGTGATTACGCGGGCGGCCTACGCTGGGACCCAGCGCTACGCCTGTACCTGGACCGGGGACAACGTAGCAACCTGGGAACATTTGTGGATTGCCAACGTTCAGGTCCAGCGCATGTGCATGAGCGGCTATTCATTTGTCGGCTCGGATATCGGGGGCTTTGCAGAACAGCCCAACGGGGAACTCTTTGCCCGGTGGGTGCAGCTGGGGATATTCCACCCCTTCTGCCGGGTGCATTCCAGCGGCGACCACGGCGACCAGGAACCCTGGTCGTTTGACGAGGAAGTGACCGGGATAGTCCGGAAATTTATCGAACTCCGGTACCAGTTGCTGCCCTACCTCTACACGAGCTTTTGGAAATACGTCAAGGAAGGCGTCCCGATGCTCAAACCCCTGGTGTATTACGACCAGGAGGATACGCAGACACATTTCCGCACAGACGAATTCATCTTCGGGGACCAGATCCTGGTCTGCCCGATCCAGGAGCCCAATGCCAAGGGCCGCCGGATGTATATCCCGCGGGGGAAGTGGCACAATTTCTGGACCGGGGAAATCGTGGAAGGCGGGAGCGAAAAATGGGTGGTGGCCGACATCGACAAGATCCCGATCTTTATCCGGGAGGGGGCCATTATCCCGAAATTCCCGGTGCAGCAATACGTGGGGGAGAAGAAGCTCGAACAGATGGAGCTGAATGTCTATTACAAACTGGGGCAGGAGCAATCGACGCTTTACGAGGACGCCCAGGACGGCTACGACTACAAAAAGGGCGGGTACAGCATCCGGAATTTCCGATTCAGCGGAAAGGAAAAGGAGGTAATCCTGCAACAATTCAAGGACGGTTCCTTTATCACCTCCTATGATACCTTTAAGATCAACCTGGTGGGCCTGCCGTTCCGCATCAAAAGCGTCGAGATCGACAATGAAAAGGTCCCGTTGAAAGAGCTTCGCATCAACGGGGACAACACCATTGAAATCAGCAAAAATTTCAGCGTATTGCACATAAGCGGGACTTGA
- a CDS encoding M48 family metallopeptidase — MKKALLACVLFLSVAACKTNPFTGKNTLNFYPNSQIFPMAFAQYDQFLEENNVVETGAEANMITAVGQRIANAAERWLTANGYPGYLKDYRWEYNLVKDETVNAWCMPGGKIVFYTGILPICQGETGVAVVMGHEVAHALADHGAQRMSAGMLQQIGAVGVAVAVDDPEKRNAYMQAYGLGTTVGGMLPFSRSHETEADRIGLQIMAIAGYNPDEAAELWKRMKAQGGQAPPEFLSTHPSNETRIDNLTEWAPLAKEEARKFGVTSFK, encoded by the coding sequence ATGAAAAAGGCCTTGCTGGCATGTGTGTTATTCCTTTCGGTAGCCGCGTGCAAAACGAATCCGTTTACCGGAAAAAACACCCTGAACTTCTACCCGAACAGTCAGATATTCCCCATGGCTTTTGCCCAGTACGACCAGTTTCTGGAAGAGAACAACGTTGTAGAAACCGGGGCGGAGGCCAATATGATAACCGCCGTTGGGCAGCGTATTGCCAATGCGGCAGAGCGATGGCTTACCGCCAACGGATACCCGGGCTACCTGAAAGATTACCGTTGGGAATACAACCTGGTCAAAGACGAAACAGTCAATGCCTGGTGCATGCCCGGGGGTAAAATTGTCTTCTATACGGGCATCCTGCCGATCTGCCAGGGAGAAACCGGAGTGGCGGTGGTCATGGGCCATGAAGTGGCGCATGCCCTTGCCGACCACGGGGCACAGCGTATGAGTGCCGGGATGCTGCAACAAATCGGGGCTGTTGGCGTGGCCGTGGCCGTGGACGACCCGGAAAAGCGGAATGCCTATATGCAGGCCTATGGCCTGGGAACCACGGTTGGGGGCATGTTGCCGTTCAGCCGGAGCCACGAAACGGAAGCAGACCGGATCGGACTGCAGATAATGGCGATTGCCGGATACAACCCGGATGAAGCAGCCGAACTCTGGAAGCGGATGAAGGCCCAGGGTGGGCAAGCCCCCCCGGAATTCCTCAGTACGCACCCGTCCAATGAAACCCGGATCGACAACCTGACCGAGTGGGCGCCCCTGGCCAAGGAGGAGGCCCGCAAATTCGGGGTGACCAGTTTTAAGTAA
- a CDS encoding MFS transporter translates to MGKAFANKGSRRLLNAWAFYDWANSVYSLTVVSAVFPLYLGAIFRLAEVEQVTVFGVTLGRTPLISYTTAAAFVVIALITPLLSGIADYLGNKRFFMKFFCYLGGISCIGLYWFTLDTLLVGLVFYFLGVIGFWVSFAMNNSYLPDIAFPEQQDRLSAKGFSLGYIGSVILLLVNLAMVLSPDTFGIVDTAREPAEILAMKYSFVSVGVWWILFSQYTFYHLPKGYRREGERTRIIFNGFRELQGVWRQLRDLPVLKRYLGAFFVYSMAVQTVMLIAAYFGEEEIAWGTDSERTTGLIVSILVIQLVAVAGATLTARASKAFGNIPTLGVINALWVVICIYAYFVRQPMEFYIAAGCVGLVMGGIQALSRSTYSKLMPETTDTTSFFSFYDVAEKIGIVIGMSIFALVAQMNNSMRPAALMLGVFFLLGIFLLLRVRVKK, encoded by the coding sequence ATGGGGAAAGCATTTGCAAACAAAGGCAGCCGCCGGCTGCTCAATGCCTGGGCCTTCTACGACTGGGCGAATTCGGTGTACAGCCTGACGGTCGTCTCGGCCGTATTCCCGCTCTACCTGGGGGCGATTTTCCGGTTGGCCGAAGTGGAACAGGTGACCGTATTTGGGGTGACCCTGGGGCGCACCCCGCTGATCAGCTATACCACCGCAGCCGCTTTTGTAGTCATCGCCCTGATCACACCCTTGCTCTCCGGAATTGCCGATTACCTGGGGAATAAGCGGTTCTTCATGAAATTTTTCTGCTACCTGGGCGGCATCTCATGTATTGGACTCTACTGGTTTACCCTGGATACGCTCCTGGTAGGGCTTGTATTTTATTTCCTGGGCGTTATCGGTTTCTGGGTGAGCTTTGCCATGAACAATTCCTACCTGCCGGACATTGCCTTCCCGGAACAACAGGACCGCCTGAGCGCCAAGGGGTTTTCCCTGGGCTACATCGGCAGTGTGATCCTGTTGTTGGTGAACCTGGCCATGGTACTTTCCCCGGATACCTTCGGGATTGTCGATACAGCCCGGGAACCCGCCGAGATCCTGGCGATGAAGTACTCATTTGTCAGTGTGGGTGTGTGGTGGATCCTGTTCAGCCAGTATACGTTCTACCACCTGCCAAAGGGGTATCGGCGGGAGGGGGAGCGCACCCGTATTATTTTCAACGGATTCCGGGAGTTGCAGGGCGTCTGGCGCCAGTTGCGGGACCTGCCGGTGCTCAAACGGTATCTGGGCGCCTTTTTCGTCTACAGTATGGCGGTGCAAACAGTCATGTTGATCGCAGCGTATTTCGGAGAAGAGGAAATAGCCTGGGGGACGGATTCCGAGCGCACCACCGGGCTGATTGTCAGTATCCTGGTGATCCAGTTGGTGGCAGTGGCCGGTGCCACGCTTACTGCCAGGGCCTCAAAGGCCTTCGGCAATATTCCCACCCTGGGGGTGATCAATGCCCTCTGGGTCGTAATCTGTATCTACGCCTACTTTGTCAGGCAACCGATGGAGTTCTATATCGCCGCAGGGTGCGTTGGGTTGGTTATGGGCGGCATCCAGGCACTTTCCCGGTCTACCTATTCGAAGCTGATGCCGGAGACCACAGACACGACTTCATTTTTCTCGTTTTACGATGTGGCGGAGAAAATCGGCATCGTTATCGGGATGTCCATCTTCGCACTGGTAGCCCAGATGAACAACAGCATGCGGCCGGCTGCGCTGATGCTCGGTGTTTTCTTTCTCCTGGGGATTTTCCTGCTATTGCGGGTCCGCGTTAAAAAGTAG
- a CDS encoding head GIN domain-containing protein: protein MKNTLLFGICCLLAACNLSGQWGKKIKGNGNTVTETRDVGSYEGVSLSGWFDVELVSGAEGTITLEGEENLLEHLETEVDRDGTLKIKTEKGYNLQPSSWRNGGIRITVPVESIGEVSLSGSGDIVGKTRLAAGHFRTTMSGSGDISLEVEAENLDASLSGSGDIVLSGTAGAVEIRVSGSGDVRAYDLDAREVEAVVSGSADVRVTVRESLTARVSGSGDIHYRGNPAHVDSKTSGSGDVVKE, encoded by the coding sequence GTGAAAAACACATTATTGTTCGGTATCTGCTGCCTGTTGGCCGCCTGCAACCTCAGCGGGCAATGGGGTAAAAAAATCAAAGGAAATGGGAATACCGTCACGGAAACCCGGGATGTAGGCAGTTACGAGGGGGTCTCCCTCTCCGGCTGGTTCGACGTTGAACTCGTATCGGGTGCAGAGGGCACCATTACCCTGGAAGGAGAGGAGAACCTCCTGGAACACCTCGAAACGGAGGTAGACCGCGACGGCACCCTGAAAATCAAAACGGAGAAAGGATACAACCTGCAACCCTCCTCCTGGAGGAATGGCGGGATCCGGATTACGGTCCCCGTCGAATCGATCGGGGAGGTTTCCCTTTCGGGTTCCGGGGATATTGTCGGCAAGACCCGGCTGGCCGCCGGACATTTCCGGACCACCATGTCCGGTAGCGGGGATATCTCCCTGGAGGTGGAAGCCGAAAACCTGGATGCCTCCCTCTCCGGGTCCGGGGACATTGTCCTGAGCGGAACGGCAGGAGCTGTTGAAATACGGGTTTCGGGGTCCGGGGATGTCCGGGCCTATGACCTGGATGCCCGGGAAGTGGAGGCGGTGGTATCCGGATCGGCAGATGTCCGGGTGACGGTGCGCGAATCCCTTACGGCGCGGGTTTCCGGATCGGGCGACATCCATTACCGGGGCAACCCGGCCCATGTGGATTCCAAAACCTCGGGGTCCGGAGATGTCGTGAAGGAGTAA
- a CDS encoding head GIN domain-containing protein, with translation MKNTWIIGIFCLLTACNLNGQWGKKIKGNGSRQTETREVGTYDAITVSHIFTVYLVSGAEGTIRIEAEENLMEYIHTDVSGGELKIRVERGVQLQPSREFRKEGIRIWVPVESVNEVSASGASDLIGESALTAERFEINISGAADAELDIAADFLRVQLSGASELRLQGSAETLEIEGAGASDLDAYGLTARHVDARLSGSSDADVTAKESLKARVSGAGGLSYKGDPPRLESKASGAGHIRKG, from the coding sequence ATGAAAAACACATGGATCATCGGGATATTTTGCCTGCTGACCGCCTGCAATCTCAACGGGCAGTGGGGCAAAAAAATTAAGGGAAACGGGAGCCGGCAAACGGAAACCCGGGAGGTTGGCACCTATGATGCCATTACCGTATCGCACATCTTTACCGTGTACCTCGTTTCCGGGGCGGAAGGCACAATCCGTATCGAGGCCGAAGAAAACCTCATGGAGTACATCCACACGGACGTTTCAGGGGGCGAGTTAAAAATCCGGGTGGAACGGGGCGTGCAACTCCAGCCCAGCCGGGAATTCCGCAAGGAGGGGATCCGGATCTGGGTCCCGGTAGAGTCCGTCAACGAGGTTTCGGCCAGCGGGGCCAGTGACCTGATCGGGGAATCCGCGCTGACCGCAGAACGTTTCGAGATCAATATCTCCGGCGCCGCCGATGCCGAATTGGATATCGCGGCAGATTTCCTCCGCGTCCAACTCTCCGGCGCATCGGAACTCAGGTTGCAGGGCTCCGCGGAAACGCTGGAGATTGAAGGAGCCGGCGCTTCCGACCTGGATGCATACGGACTGACGGCCCGCCATGTGGATGCAAGACTTTCGGGATCCAGCGATGCGGACGTTACGGCCAAAGAATCCCTGAAAGCCCGCGTATCCGGTGCCGGGGGGCTCTCGTACAAAGGAGACCCGCCCCGCCTGGAGAGCAAGGCCAGCGGTGCCGGGCATATCCGCAAAGGCTGA
- a CDS encoding DUF4097 family beta strand repeat-containing protein: protein MRQIPFKLIPLILAVIAIAGTARANDPVLKGRHTKEKTIKKEYQVNADALLKIANSYGNLVLTSWNENRVVIEVHITTNGNNEEKVQKKLDDIDVEFEASASMVSARTKFQKESSWGWWGNNNNVNMQINYTVKLPVKNSVNLSNDYGNISLDRVDGHTRISCDYGRLDLGELRGRNNDLNFDYTSKSRIGYINSGKIRADYSGFVIEKAGNLDIAADYTDAMVESMENLTYASDYGNLEVGEAKNVKGNGDYINVKLGTLHGHVDISADYGSIRIGRLAEDAGNVSIRTDYTGIKIGYDPDYHFDFEISTEYAGVSGKEDFTVNVSREKNSSRFYQGYHGSSGSGNMVNITSDYGSITFTRN from the coding sequence ATGAGACAAATACCCTTTAAACTGATCCCCCTTATACTTGCCGTGATTGCGATCGCGGGTACGGCACGTGCGAATGACCCGGTACTCAAGGGGAGGCACACCAAGGAAAAGACCATCAAAAAGGAATACCAGGTCAATGCAGATGCCCTGCTGAAGATCGCTAACAGCTACGGCAACCTGGTACTTACCTCCTGGAACGAGAACCGCGTGGTCATCGAGGTGCATATCACCACCAATGGCAACAATGAAGAGAAAGTCCAGAAAAAGCTCGACGACATCGATGTGGAATTCGAGGCGAGCGCCTCCATGGTCTCGGCCCGGACAAAGTTCCAGAAAGAAAGTTCCTGGGGCTGGTGGGGCAACAACAACAATGTGAACATGCAGATCAACTACACGGTAAAACTACCGGTTAAGAACTCGGTGAACCTGAGTAACGACTACGGCAATATCAGCCTGGACCGGGTAGACGGCCACACACGGATTTCATGCGACTACGGCCGGCTGGATCTCGGGGAGCTGCGGGGCAGGAACAACGACCTGAATTTCGATTACACCTCCAAATCCCGGATCGGCTATATCAACTCCGGTAAAATCCGGGCGGATTACTCCGGCTTTGTCATTGAAAAAGCGGGGAACCTGGATATTGCGGCGGATTATACAGACGCCATGGTAGAATCGATGGAAAACCTCACCTACGCCAGCGATTACGGCAACCTGGAAGTTGGTGAAGCGAAAAATGTAAAGGGAAACGGTGACTATATCAACGTGAAGCTGGGCACCCTGCACGGCCATGTGGACATTTCCGCAGATTACGGCTCCATCCGCATCGGCCGGTTGGCCGAAGATGCCGGGAACGTCAGCATCCGCACCGATTATACGGGTATCAAGATCGGGTACGACCCGGACTACCATTTCGATTTCGAAATCAGCACGGAATACGCCGGGGTGAGTGGCAAGGAAGATTTCACCGTCAATGTGAGCCGGGAAAAGAACAGCAGCCGGTTTTACCAGGGGTACCACGGCAGCAGCGGCAGCGGGAACATGGTAAATATTACCAGCGACTACGGGAGCATTACGTTTACCCGGAATTAG
- a CDS encoding RNA polymerase sigma factor — MSQLTEHTDVLLQACLQGDHHAQMKIYDRYYRAMYNTAVRIVKDAAEAEDIMQESFLSAFTKLHTYKGEVTFGAWLKRIVINNSIYHYRKQQKNREVALESVMYKVEDKDEADADSGSTEQLAQKVLETMKQLKDSYRISLTLHLIEGYDYKEICEIMDMSYGNCRTTISRAKERLRQMLSITPSV, encoded by the coding sequence TTGAGCCAACTAACGGAACATACTGATGTTTTGTTGCAAGCGTGCCTGCAGGGCGACCATCACGCACAGATGAAAATTTACGACCGGTACTACCGCGCCATGTACAACACGGCGGTCCGGATCGTAAAGGATGCCGCAGAGGCCGAGGATATCATGCAGGAATCCTTTCTGAGTGCGTTTACGAAGCTGCACACCTATAAAGGTGAAGTGACCTTCGGGGCCTGGCTGAAGCGCATTGTGATCAACAACAGTATCTACCACTACCGGAAACAGCAGAAAAACCGGGAAGTGGCGTTGGAAAGTGTCATGTACAAGGTCGAAGACAAGGATGAAGCTGATGCTGATTCCGGGAGTACGGAACAACTGGCTCAAAAAGTCCTGGAAACCATGAAGCAGCTAAAAGACAGCTACAGAATTTCTTTGACCTTACACTTGATCGAAGGTTATGATTACAAGGAGATCTGTGAAATCATGGATATGAGTTACGGCAATTGCCGCACGACCATCTCAAGGGCCAAGGAACGGCTCCGTCAGATGCTATCCATAACACCAAGCGTATGA